A genomic segment from Camarhynchus parvulus chromosome 7, STF_HiC, whole genome shotgun sequence encodes:
- the LOC115906029 gene encoding cytochrome P450 20A1 → MLDFAIFAVTFLLILVGAVLYLYPASRQASGIPGLAPTDEKDGNLPDIIASSSLHEFLVNLHEKYGPLVSFWFGRRLVVSLGSIDLLKQHVNPNRLLDPFETMLKSLLRYQSSLNGDTGESHLRRKLYENGVTKSLQSNVALIQKLSEELLAKWLSLPEAQHVPLCQHMLGFAMKSVTQTAMGSSFEDDREVIRFRRHHDAIWSEIGKGFLDGSLDKNMTRKKHYEDALVEMESILKKVTKERRGRSFNRHVFIDTLLQGSLSDQQILEDTMIFSLAGCVITANLCTWAVYFLTTSEDVQQNLYKELDRVLGKGPITHEKMEQLRYCRQVLCETVRTAKLTPIAAQLQELEGRVDQHTIPKETLVLYALGVMLQDSSSWPSPYKFDPDRFNEELALKNLSLLGFSGSQECPELRFAYMVATVLLSVLVRKLYLHPVKGQVTEAKYELVTSPKEEAWITVSKRS, encoded by the exons GCATCTAGGCAAGCATCAGGTatccctgggctggctccaaCTGATGAAAA GGATGGCAACCTGCCAGATATCATTGCCAGCAGCAGCTTACATGAGTTTCTTGTGAACCTTCATGAGAAATATGGGCCACTGGTTTCCTTCTGGTTTGGAAGGCGTCTTGTTGTCAGCCTCGGCTCCATCGATCTCCTGAAACAGCATGTTAACCCCAACCGGTTGT tGGATCCCTTTGAGACAATGCTGAAATCCCTCTTGAGGTACCAGTCCAGCCTGAATGGGGATACAGGAGAGAGCCACTTGAGGAGAAAACTGTATGAGAACGGTGTGACCAAGTCCTTGCAAAGTAATGTTGCTCTCATCCAGAAG CTGTCAGAAGAGCTGCTGGCCAAATGGCTGTCTCTCCCCGAGGCACAACATGTGCCACTCTGCCAGCACATGCTGGGCTTTGCCATGAAGTCTGTCACACAGACAGCTATGGGCAGCAGCTTCGAAGATGACCGGGAAGTCATCCGATTCCGCAGGCACCACGATGCA ATCTGGTCAGAGATTGGAAAAGGTTTCTTGGATGGATCTCTTGACAAAAACATGACTAGGAAGAAGCACTATGAAGATG ctcTGGTGGAGATGGAATCCATCTTAAAGAAGGTTACAAAGGAGCGCCGAGGCAGATCATTCAACAGGCATGTCTTTATAGACACCTTGCTGCAGGGGAGCCTGAGTGACCAGCAG ATTCTGGAAGATACAATGATTTTCTCTTTGGCAGGATGTGTAATCACTGCTAACT TGTGCACCTGGGCAGTCTATTTCCTGACAACCTCCGAAGATGTTCAGCAGAATCTCTACAAGGAGCTGGACCGTGTTCTGGGGAAGGGACCAATTACCCATGAGAAAatggagcagctcag GTACTGTCGGCAGGTCCTGTGTGAGACAGTGCGGACAGCAAAGCTCACTCCCattgctgcacagctgcaggagctggagggcaGAGTCGACCAACACACAATCCCCAAAGAG ACACTTGTGCTTTATGCTCTTGGTGTGATGCTGCAGGATAGTTCATCTTGGCCATCACCATACAA GTTTGACCCAGACAGATTCAATGAGGAATTAGCCTTGAAAAACCTCTCCTTGTTGGGTTTCTCAGGAAGCCAGGAGTGCCCAGAGTTGAG GTTTGCCTATATGGTGGCCACAGTTCTGCTGAGTGTCCTGGTAAGGAAACTGTATCTCCACCCAGTGAAAGGACAAGTCACGGAGGCAAAATATGAACTGGTAACCTCACCAAAGGAGGAAGCCTGGATAACAGTGTCTAAGAGAAGCTAA